The DNA sequence CGGGGGAGCGCTGTCTGGAGATGGTCCGGAGCGCCCCCTATCACGCGATCTTCCTCGACGTGTGGCTCAAGGGACGCGACGGTCTCTCGATCCTCGAGGACGTCATCAACCAGCCGTACCCGCCGCGCGTCATCATGATTTCGGGACACGCCGACGTCCCGCTGGCCCACAAGGCCGGGCGCCTGGGCGCCTACGATTTCATCGAGAAGCCGCTGTCGCTGGAGAAGGTGGCGCTCACCCTGCGCAACGCCATCGGCGACAAGAAGAAGGACGAGCGCATCCATCAGCTGCGCGAGCAGCTGGACGAGGGCATCACGCTCATCGGCGACAGCGGTCCGATCCGCGAGCTGCGGCGCCAGATCGAGGTCACGGCGCCCACGAACGGACGCGTGCTGATCTTCGGGGAGAACGGCACCGGCAAGGAGCTGGTGGCCCGCGCGATCCACGCCCTGTCGGCGCGCAGGGAAGAGCCCTTCGTCGAGATGAACTGCGCCGCCATCCCGGAGGAGCTGATCGAGAGCGAGCTCTTCGGCCACGTCAAGGGGTCGTTCACAGGAGCCGGCGACAGCAAGCCGGGGCGATTCGTCCTCGCCGACGGCGGCACGCTCTTCCTGGACGAGATCGGGGACATGTCGCTGCGCACGCAGGCCAAGGTGCTGCGCGTCCTTCAGGAGCAGGCCTTCGAGCCGGTCGGGGGATCGACCCTCCGTGTCGACGTGCGCGTCATCGCCGCCACGAACAAGGACCTGAAGGCGGAGATCGCCGCCGCGCGGTTTCGCGAGGACCTGTACTTCCGGCTGAACGTCGTGCCCCTGCGCGTGCCGCCGCTGCGCGAGCGGGCGGAGGACATCCCGGCCCTGGCGCGCCATTTCGTGGAGCAATTCTCCCGCGCCTACGGCCGCGTGAGGACGCTGGGGCCGGAGTCCCTGGCCGCCCTGCAGGCCTACCGCTGGCCGGGCAACGTGCGCGAGCTGAAGAACGTCATCGAGCGGATGGTGATCCTCACGCCGAGCGAGGAGATTGGGCGGGACCAGGTGCGGCGGACGATCGGGCCGGGGTCCGATTCGCAGCCGGCCGCCGACCCGTTCGAAGGATTCACCTCCCTGCGCGAGGGGCGGGAGAGCTTCGAGCGGCAGTTCATCCTGAAAAAGCTCGATGAGGCGGGCGGAAACGTCGTCCGGGCGGCCGAGCTTCTGGGGCTGGAGCGCAGCAATCTGTACCGCAAGATGAGGGCGTACGGGATCAGGGGTGGAGAGGCCCCGTGATATTTCTTCATTCGGCTTGACAACTCCTTATTCGTCTGTTAGTAAGATAGGGTCGGTCAAGCGTCCAACGGGGGATACGTGCAGCTGACCAAGGGCGTCGAGTACGGCATCGAAGGGATCCTGTACCTGGCGCGGCGGGACGATGGACACCCGGCGTTGATCCGAGAGATCTCGCGCGCCACGTCCATCCCGGAGACGTTCTTGTCGAAGATTTTCCAGAGGCTGGCGAGCAAGGGTCTCATCAGGTCGCGCCGCGGTTTCCGGGGCGGCTTCCGGCTGGCCCGCCCGGCCGGGCGGATCACGCTGCGCGAGATCGTCGAGGCGCTGCAGGGTCCGATCGAGTTCCACCGCTGCCTGGATCATCTCAGGGAGCGCGGGCGTCGCCACCGTTGTCATGTCCGAAGGGTGTTCCGGAAAGTCCAGAGGAAGGTCGCCTCCATCCTGGAGCAGACCACCCTGGAGGACATCCTGCAGGCGACTCTATAACTCCGCAGGAGGGCGCTCCATTGCGGTCTTTCGGACCAACCGGGTCTGATTCGTCCCGTACCGTCGCCGGCGAGGCGGCGCTGTGCCGTGCCGACCTCCACGTGCACACGCTTCACTCCGGGACGGGTCACCTGCGGATGCCGCGGCTGCGCCGGGGCCTGCCCGATCCGGGACTCGTGTACCGGGCCGCCCGTGCCCGCGGCATGGACTTCGTAACCTTCACCGATCTCGACACGATCGACGGCTGCCTGTCGTTCCTGGACCGCCATCCGGACGCCGGCGATTTCTTCGTTTCGGAGGAGGTTCGGGCGGTCGAGCCGCGCACGCGCGCCGTCGTGAGCGTCCTGGTCTACGACCTGACCGAAGCGCAGCACAGGGACCTTCGGGCGCTCCGGGGTGACGTTCGCGACGTCGCCTCCTACGTGCAGAGCGCGGGCCTCCTGGCGTCCCTCGGGTCGGTCCTGGAGGTCCTCGAGGCGGGAGGATCGGAAGGGACCGTGCGGGATCTCATCCGTCTGTTCGACTGCTTCGAAATCAGGAACGGCGCGGAGGACCGGACGTGCAACGAGCTGATGTCGCGCCTGGTGCAGGAGACCACCGCGGGTCGCGGCTTCGGCGTGACGGCCGGCAGCAACGCCCACACGTCCGGGCGGGTGGGACGCACCTCGACGGTCGCGCGGGCCCGCGACCGGGCCGGATTCCTCGAGGCGGTGCGCCGGCGCCGGACCTGGGCGGCGGGGAGCCACGGGGATGTCTGGGGCTCATTCGCCGAGGTGCTGGGGAGGGCTCCTCTGCACCTCTCCGCGGCCCCGCTCCTCGGCCACGCCGTGCGGCGCGCGCGCAGGAACGCGGGCGCCCGGCGGGCGAGACGACGGCTCGATACCATCGATGTGGAAAAATTCCAGCAGAAGGCACGATCGTTCCAGATCACGGGCCCGCGTAGTGAACCCGGGACCCGATGAGGCGCGCTGAACCGTCCGTGGGAGTCGGTACATCCAACTGGGGCGCCCATGAACCTCGACACACAACCGACCGATGTTTCTAGAGAGGAGCGCACATGAGCCAGGCTGTGGCCCGGATCGATGAGA is a window from the Candidatus Dormiibacterota bacterium genome containing:
- a CDS encoding sigma-54 dependent transcriptional regulator, giving the protein MAKERVLIVDDEEGVRNSLRNILKDEGYAVEVAESGERCLEMVRSAPYHAIFLDVWLKGRDGLSILEDVINQPYPPRVIMISGHADVPLAHKAGRLGAYDFIEKPLSLEKVALTLRNAIGDKKKDERIHQLREQLDEGITLIGDSGPIRELRRQIEVTAPTNGRVLIFGENGTGKELVARAIHALSARREEPFVEMNCAAIPEELIESELFGHVKGSFTGAGDSKPGRFVLADGGTLFLDEIGDMSLRTQAKVLRVLQEQAFEPVGGSTLRVDVRVIAATNKDLKAEIAAARFREDLYFRLNVVPLRVPPLRERAEDIPALARHFVEQFSRAYGRVRTLGPESLAALQAYRWPGNVRELKNVIERMVILTPSEEIGRDQVRRTIGPGSDSQPAADPFEGFTSLREGRESFERQFILKKLDEAGGNVVRAAELLGLERSNLYRKMRAYGIRGGEAP
- a CDS encoding PHP-associated domain-containing protein, producing MHTLHSGTGHLRMPRLRRGLPDPGLVYRAARARGMDFVTFTDLDTIDGCLSFLDRHPDAGDFFVSEEVRAVEPRTRAVVSVLVYDLTEAQHRDLRALRGDVRDVASYVQSAGLLASLGSVLEVLEAGGSEGTVRDLIRLFDCFEIRNGAEDRTCNELMSRLVQETTAGRGFGVTAGSNAHTSGRVGRTSTVARARDRAGFLEAVRRRRTWAAGSHGDVWGSFAEVLGRAPLHLSAAPLLGHAVRRARRNAGARRARRRLDTIDVEKFQQKARSFQITGPRSEPGTR
- a CDS encoding Rrf2 family transcriptional regulator, which gives rise to MQLTKGVEYGIEGILYLARRDDGHPALIREISRATSIPETFLSKIFQRLASKGLIRSRRGFRGGFRLARPAGRITLREIVEALQGPIEFHRCLDHLRERGRRHRCHVRRVFRKVQRKVASILEQTTLEDILQATL